The genomic window GAAAAGTGGTTGTCGAAATATACAGACTGTTTAATTACTATCAATGATGAAGATTATGAATGTGCAATAAGAAAAAAGTTTAAAGCAGGCTTTATAAAAAAAGTAAATGGTGTAGGTATTGATTTAAATAAGTTTAAATTCCAAACTTCTGAAAAGAGAAAAGAACTGAGAAAGCAATATGGATATAGTGAAATGGACTTTATTCTAATATTTGTTGCAGAGCTAAATCATAATAAGCATCAAGATATGCTTATAAACGTTGTTAATGTGTTAAAAAATAAAATTCCTAATATAAAACTATTACTTGTTGGTGAAGGTAATTTAATGGAACAGTACATGTATCAAGTGAAAGAGCTAGATTTAGAAAACAATATTAAACTTTTAGGGTATAGAAAAGATGTTCCAAACCTTATGGCTATTTCAGATGTAGCTGTTTCAGCATCAAGACGTGAGGGCTTACCAGTCAACGTTATGGAAGCAATGGCGACAGGATTACCTCTTGTGGTTACAGATTGTAGAGGTAATAGAGATTTAGTTAAAAATGGTGAGAATGGCTATGTTGTTGGAATAGATGATGTAGATGGATTTGCTAATGCAGTTGATGAACTTTATAGGCTACATAAAGTAAGAGTAAAGTATGGACTAAATAGTGTTGAATTAGTAAAAAAATGTTCGTTAGATAATGTCATTATAAAAATGGAACAGATTTACAAAAAATATATTTAATGTTAATTTATATAAAATAAATAATAATATTGGTGATAAAGTAGGTGACATTATATTGAAAGTACTTTATATTATCAACAATTTAGGCTCTGGTGGGGCAGAAAAACTTCTTGAAGATTTAATTCCTCTTATGAATAAAGAAAAAGATGTAAAAGCTGACATCTTATTGTTAACAGATAAAAATAATGTTTTCTACGACTCTATACTTAAAAAAGGAGTAAAAGTTGATATTATTAAATATAAAAATATATATGACCCAAGGAATATTTTAGAAATAAAAAAATATATACATAATGGTAATTATGACATAGTTCACTCACATCTTTTTCCTACACAATATTGGGTAGCTTTAACAAGAGTAATTTATAGAAACAAAAAAGTAAAGTTTATAACGACAGAACATAGTACTTATAACAGGAGACGCGAAAAGCTTTATTTTAGACCAATAGATAAATTTATATATTCTAAATATGACACTATTATTTCAATCACTAAAAAAACTAGAGATAATTTGATAGATTGGATAGATCCTAAGCGAAAAAGAGCAGACAAACATATTGTTATGGAAAATGGAGTGGATTTAGAAAAATTCAAGAAAGCCTTGCCTTATAAAAAAAATGATTTAGTCGATGGAATTGATGAAGATACAAAGTTAGTTTGCATGGTCGGTAGATTTTCAGAGGCAAAGGACCAACCTACTTTAATTAAGGCTATAAGTAAATTACAGGATAATGTTCACTTAGTACTTGTTGGAGAGGGTCCTTTAATAAATGACAATATAGAATTGGTTAATAAGCTTGGGATATCAGACAGAGTTCATTTTTTAGGTTTTCGTCAAGATGTTTCTAGGATACTTAAGACTGTGGATATAGTTGTTTTATCATCGAATTGGGAAGGCTTCGGATTAGCAGCGGTAGAAGGTATGGCTGCTGAGAAGCCCGTGATTGTTAGTGATGTTGAGGGGTTAAATGATGTAATTGAAGATAAAGATTTAAAATTTGAATTAGGTAACTATAATGATTTGGAGAATAAAATTTTTTCCCTGCTACATAATGATGATATGTATCATTGTAAAGTAAGTTATTCAAATAAAAGATGCGCTAAATTTGATGTTAAGCAAATGGTAAAAGAGTTGTTTAAACTATATAAAGACGAATATATTTAATATTTTATTGGTTAATATTTTAAGTGTTTGTGATTTAGCTTTTCCACTTAGGAGGTCGCAAGATTGACGATAAAAAGAAAGTTTAGGAATATGAAAATGAAGAAGTTGTTTATATACATTTATACTTTTTTTATTTTTTACATGCCACGTGTATCTGATCTGTGTATCGGAGTATATATAGAAGTATTTTCTGTATTACTTTTA from Caldisalinibacter kiritimatiensis includes these protein-coding regions:
- a CDS encoding glycosyltransferase; its protein translation is MKVLYIINNLGSGGAEKLLEDLIPLMNKEKDVKADILLLTDKNNVFYDSILKKGVKVDIIKYKNIYDPRNILEIKKYIHNGNYDIVHSHLFPTQYWVALTRVIYRNKKVKFITTEHSTYNRRREKLYFRPIDKFIYSKYDTIISITKKTRDNLIDWIDPKRKRADKHIVMENGVDLEKFKKALPYKKNDLVDGIDEDTKLVCMVGRFSEAKDQPTLIKAISKLQDNVHLVLVGEGPLINDNIELVNKLGISDRVHFLGFRQDVSRILKTVDIVVLSSNWEGFGLAAVEGMAAEKPVIVSDVEGLNDVIEDKDLKFELGNYNDLENKIFSLLHNDDMYHCKVSYSNKRCAKFDVKQMVKELFKLYKDEYI
- a CDS encoding glycosyltransferase family 4 protein, whose translation is MKKVLFTATVDSHILNFHVPYLKWFKEKGYEVHVASNGNSSIPFVDIKHNILFERSPFRLVNLKAYKQLKKIIDNNNYKLIHCHTPMGSVLTRLAAKKARKKETKVIYTAHGFHFFKRAPIVNWLLYYPVEKWLSKYTDCLITINDEDYECAIRKKFKAGFIKKVNGVGIDLNKFKFQTSEKRKELRKQYGYSEMDFILIFVAELNHNKHQDMLINVVNVLKNKIPNIKLLLVGEGNLMEQYMYQVKELDLENNIKLLGYRKDVPNLMAISDVAVSASRREGLPVNVMEAMATGLPLVVTDCRGNRDLVKNGENGYVVGIDDVDGFANAVDELYRLHKVRVKYGLNSVELVKKCSLDNVIIKMEQIYKKYI